A region of Rattus rattus isolate New Zealand chromosome 7, Rrattus_CSIRO_v1, whole genome shotgun sequence DNA encodes the following proteins:
- the Jkamp gene encoding JNK1/MAPK8-associated membrane protein, whose protein sequence is MAVDIQPACLGLYCGKTLLFKNGSNEIYGECGVCPRGQRTNAQKYCQPCTESPELYDWLYLGFMAMLPLVLHWFFIEWYSGKKSSSALFQHITALFECTMAAIITLLVSDPVGVLYIRSCRVLMLSDWYTMLYNPSPDYVTTVHCTHEAVYPLYTIVFVYYAFCLVLMMLLRPLLVKKIACGLGKSDRFKSIYAALYFFPILTVLQAVGGGLLYYAFPYIILVLSLVTLAVYMSASEIENCYDLLVRKKRLIVLFSHWLLHAYGIVSISRVDRLEHDLPLLALVPTPALFYLFTAKFTEPSRILSEGANGH, encoded by the exons ATGG ctgtcgATATCCAGCCAGCATGCCTTGGACTCTACTGTGGGAAGACcctattatttaaaaatggctCAAATGAAATCTACGGAGAGTGCGGG GTATGCccaagaggacagaggacaaatgCACAGAAATACTGCCAGCCTTGCACAGAGTCTCCGGAACTTTATGACTGGCTCTACCTTGGATTTATGGCTATGCTTCCACTCGTTTTGCACTGGTTCTTCATTGAATGGTACTCGGGGAAAAAGAG ctCCAGTGCCCTTTTCCAGCACATCACCGCGCTGTTTGAATGCACCATGGCAGCCATCATCACCTTGCTCGTGAGCGACCCTGTGGGCGTCCTCTACATCCGCTCCTGCCGCGTACTGATGCTTTCTGATTGGTACACGATGCTTTACAACCCAAGTCCAGATTATGTCACCACGGTGCACTGCACTCACGAAGCCGTCTACCCACT ATACACCATCGTGTTTGTTTACTACGCCTTCTGCTTGGTGTTAATGATGCTGCTCCGGCCTCTCCTGGTGAAGAAGATCGCATGCGGACTCGGCAAGTCTGACCGGTTCAAAAGCATTTATGCCGCACTTTACTTCTTTCCCATTTTAACCGTGCTGCAGGCGGTTGGTGGGGGCCTCCTAT ATTACGCCTTCCCATACATTATATTAGTGTTGTCTCTGGTCACCCTGGCTGTGTACATGTCTGCTTCTGAAATAGAG AACTGCTATGATCTTCTGGTCAGGAAGAAAAGACTTATCGTTCTCTTCAGCCACTGGCTACTGCACGCCTATGGAATTGTCTCCATCTCCAGAGTGGACAGGCTCGAACACGACCTACCGCTTTTGGCTTTGGTACCGACACCAGCTCTGTTTTACTTGTTCACTGCAAAATTTACCGAACCATCACGGATACTCTCAGAAGGGGCCAATGGACACTGA